In Halarcobacter bivalviorum, a genomic segment contains:
- the purF gene encoding amidophosphoribosyltransferase codes for MCAIVGIYGNENAARLASLALFSMQHRGQEATGISSSCDGKIYTKKDSGLVSEVFTEDALTYLKGNMAIGHNRYSTAGGESIFDAQPVSAKYKLGEMSIVHNGNLINKNEVRQELIEEGAIFQTEMDTENLIHLIAKSSHERLRDRIKEGLNKTIGAYCFIIQSRSKQFVIRDRYGIRPLSLGKLKTGGYIVASETCAFDLVDAEFIRDVKPGEMLIFADGYDEPESIQLFEPEYRPCAFEYVYFARPDSVINGKNVYRTRENMGRALAKNDKKDPVKVDMVVPVPDSGVPAALGYAAESGIPFEYGIIRNHYVGRTFIEPTQEMRNMKVKMKLSPMRSLIDGKSLLVIDDSIVRGTTSKRIVKMLKEAGAKEVHFRVASPEIKFPCYYGIDTPNQEELISSRMTKDEICEYIEADTLEYLSIEDLKESIGNDANYALESFDGDYFVTK; via the coding sequence ATGTGTGCGATAGTTGGAATCTATGGTAATGAAAATGCCGCTAGACTTGCTTCTTTAGCTCTATTCTCTATGCAACATAGAGGGCAAGAAGCAACTGGAATCTCATCATCTTGTGATGGAAAAATTTATACTAAAAAAGATAGTGGATTAGTTTCTGAAGTATTTACTGAGGATGCTTTAACTTACCTAAAAGGTAATATGGCTATTGGTCATAATAGATACTCTACTGCGGGTGGAGAGTCTATTTTTGATGCACAACCAGTTTCTGCTAAGTATAAATTGGGGGAAATGTCTATTGTTCATAATGGAAACCTTATTAATAAAAATGAGGTTAGACAAGAGTTAATAGAAGAAGGTGCAATTTTTCAAACAGAAATGGATACAGAAAACTTAATCCATCTAATTGCAAAAAGTAGCCATGAAAGATTAAGAGATAGAATTAAAGAGGGACTTAATAAAACAATAGGTGCATATTGTTTTATTATTCAATCTAGATCTAAACAGTTTGTAATTAGAGATAGATATGGAATTAGACCTTTATCTTTAGGAAAATTAAAAACTGGTGGATATATTGTTGCAAGTGAGACTTGTGCTTTTGATTTAGTAGATGCTGAATTCATTAGAGATGTAAAACCAGGAGAAATGTTGATTTTTGCAGATGGTTATGATGAGCCAGAATCAATTCAGTTATTTGAACCAGAATATAGACCTTGTGCTTTTGAATATGTATATTTTGCAAGACCAGATTCTGTAATAAATGGTAAAAATGTATATAGAACAAGAGAGAATATGGGAAGAGCTCTTGCTAAAAATGATAAAAAAGATCCTGTAAAAGTTGATATGGTTGTTCCTGTTCCTGATTCAGGAGTTCCAGCTGCCCTTGGTTATGCAGCGGAGAGTGGAATTCCTTTTGAATATGGGATTATTAGAAACCACTATGTTGGAAGAACATTTATTGAACCAACACAAGAGATGAGAAATATGAAAGTTAAAATGAAACTTTCACCAATGAGATCTTTAATTGATGGTAAATCATTATTAGTAATTGATGATTCAATTGTTAGAGGTACAACTTCTAAAAGAATTGTAAAAATGTTAAAAGAAGCGGGAGCAAAGGAAGTTCACTTTAGAGTGGCAAGTCCAGAAATTAAGTTCCCTTGTTATTATGGAATTGATACTCCTAACCAAGAGGAATTAATCTCTTCAAGAATGACAAAAGATGAAATTTGTGAATATATTGAGGCAGATACATTAGAGTATTTATCTATTGAAGATTTAAAAGAATCAATAGGTAATGATGCTAATTATGCCCTAGAAAGCTTTGATGGTGACTATTTCGTTACAAAATAA
- a CDS encoding alanine/glycine:cation symporter family protein: protein MEILEKMISTASDFVWGVPMLVLLVGTGLFLTIRLKGMQFWALGHAVKLIFTKEKNADGDISHFQALMTALAATVGIGNIVGVATAITFGGPGAVFWMWVTGLVGMATKYSEAILAVKYREKGKNGFKGGPMYYLSKGLNMPKLAFLFALFTVLASFGIGNMTQSNAISNALFAQFETPNWVTGIILLTITSFVVIGGIKSIGKTTSFLIPFMIIIYLGTSLTIIFTNFDKVGDAFGMIFYYAFNPIAAGGGFAGAAVAAAIRYGIARGVFSNESGLGSAPIAAAAAKTNDPAKQALVSMTQTFIDTLVVCTMTALIILMAPVWQTGGSAGELTLKSFEYFLGDFGAIIIVLATVLFGYSTILGWSYYGERAFEYIFGEKSIKLYRIVFVSFIVVGAMIELKLVWNFSDLANGLMAIPNLIALLLLSKVVSEETNRYFKEKKLYKK from the coding sequence ATGGAAATATTAGAAAAGATGATATCTACCGCCTCAGATTTTGTATGGGGAGTACCAATGCTAGTTTTATTAGTTGGTACAGGACTATTTTTAACTATTAGATTAAAAGGTATGCAATTTTGGGCATTAGGTCACGCTGTTAAATTAATTTTTACAAAAGAGAAAAATGCAGATGGAGATATTTCTCATTTTCAAGCATTAATGACAGCATTAGCAGCAACTGTCGGTATTGGAAATATTGTAGGGGTTGCGACGGCTATTACTTTTGGGGGACCAGGAGCAGTATTTTGGATGTGGGTTACAGGTCTTGTAGGAATGGCTACAAAATATTCAGAAGCAATATTAGCTGTAAAGTATAGAGAAAAAGGTAAAAATGGTTTTAAAGGTGGTCCTATGTACTACCTATCAAAAGGTTTAAATATGCCTAAACTTGCCTTTCTTTTTGCACTTTTTACAGTATTAGCATCTTTTGGTATTGGAAATATGACTCAATCTAATGCTATCTCAAATGCTTTATTTGCACAGTTTGAAACTCCTAATTGGGTTACAGGTATTATTTTACTTACAATCACTTCTTTTGTTGTAATTGGAGGAATTAAGTCTATTGGTAAAACTACATCTTTTTTAATTCCTTTTATGATTATTATCTATTTAGGTACTTCACTAACAATTATTTTTACAAACTTTGATAAAGTGGGTGATGCTTTTGGTATGATTTTTTATTATGCTTTTAATCCAATTGCTGCTGGTGGAGGTTTTGCAGGAGCTGCTGTTGCTGCTGCTATAAGATATGGTATTGCAAGAGGTGTTTTTTCAAATGAATCAGGACTTGGTTCTGCTCCAATTGCTGCTGCAGCTGCTAAAACAAATGACCCAGCAAAACAAGCTCTTGTCTCTATGACTCAAACTTTTATTGATACTTTAGTTGTTTGTACAATGACTGCTCTTATTATTCTTATGGCACCAGTTTGGCAAACAGGCGGAAGTGCAGGAGAGTTGACTTTAAAAAGTTTTGAATACTTCTTAGGGGATTTTGGAGCAATTATAATTGTACTTGCTACTGTACTTTTTGGGTACTCTACTATTTTAGGTTGGTCTTATTATGGAGAAAGAGCTTTTGAGTATATTTTTGGAGAAAAATCTATTAAATTATATAGAATTGTTTTTGTAAGTTTTATCGTTGTTGGAGCAATGATTGAATTAAAACTTGTATGGAATTTTTCTGATTTAGCAAATGGCCTTATGGCTATTCCAAACTTAATTGCTCTACTTCTATTATCTAAAGTTGTTTCAGAAGAGACCAATAGATATTTTAAAGAAAAAAAATTATATAAAAAATAA
- a CDS encoding TIGR01212 family radical SAM protein (This family includes YhcC from E. coli K-12, an uncharacterized radical SAM protein.) translates to MVTISLQNKNNKKIKYKNKEVLTIGRYFKNKFGHKVYKVPISIGGFTCPNIDGTVAKGGCTFCENDSFSPNLTERKPKFKLNPTVKENPFLDNQLKQLELQFNATRDRLKNKFGVKKYIVYFQSFTNTYAPLETLKALYTKALSFENVIGLSIGTRTDCMTEEILDFLVNLSKDKEIWVEYGIQSFYDETLVKINRGDDASNMRYWIKKTKEKGLNVCGHLIYGLPDENKEMMLNTLDETIALNVDSIKFHPLYVVKNTLLTKDYKRGSFTPISEELYIQTVVESIKRLPDNISIQRITAGIDDSTLLAPMWCKNKHEQISKIRKALLKEGLKY, encoded by the coding sequence ATGGTGACTATTTCGTTACAAAATAAAAATAATAAAAAAATTAAATATAAAAATAAAGAAGTTCTAACAATAGGAAGATACTTCAAAAATAAGTTTGGACACAAGGTATATAAAGTACCTATTTCAATAGGTGGTTTTACTTGTCCAAACATTGATGGAACAGTAGCAAAAGGTGGTTGCACCTTTTGTGAAAATGACTCCTTCTCTCCTAATCTAACTGAGAGAAAACCTAAATTTAAATTAAATCCAACAGTAAAAGAGAACCCTTTTTTAGATAATCAACTAAAACAACTTGAGCTACAATTTAATGCTACAAGAGATAGATTGAAAAATAAATTTGGGGTAAAAAAATATATTGTTTATTTTCAATCTTTTACAAATACTTATGCTCCATTGGAGACATTAAAAGCTCTATATACAAAAGCTCTATCTTTTGAAAATGTAATTGGTCTTTCTATTGGTACAAGAACGGATTGTATGACGGAAGAGATATTAGATTTTTTAGTAAACCTTAGTAAAGATAAAGAGATTTGGGTTGAGTATGGAATACAATCTTTTTATGATGAAACCTTAGTAAAGATTAATAGAGGAGATGATGCTTCTAATATGAGGTATTGGATTAAAAAGACTAAAGAAAAAGGATTAAATGTTTGCGGACATTTAATTTATGGTTTACCTGATGAAAATAAAGAGATGATGTTAAATACTTTAGATGAAACAATTGCTTTAAATGTAGATTCTATTAAATTCCACCCTTTATATGTGGTTAAAAATACACTTCTTACAAAAGATTATAAAAGAGGTAGTTTTACTCCTATCTCAGAAGAGTTATATATTCAAACAGTAGTTGAGTCAATAAAAAGATTACCTGATAATATCTCTATTCAAAGAATCACAGCAGGAATTGATGATAGTACTTTATTAGCTCCTATGTGGTGTAAAAATAAGCATGAACAAATTTCAAAGATAAGAAAAGCTTTATTAAAAGAGGGACTAAAGTATTAA
- the trxB gene encoding thioredoxin-disulfide reductase, producing MLDLAIIGGGPAGLTAGLYATRGGLKNVTMFEMGMPGGQITGSSEIENYPGQEKVVSGMDLMQTWPEQAMRFGLKHEMQQVLKVRKAGDNFEVELADGSKQEARAVLLATGSVPKKGGFKGEKEFFGRGISTCATCDGFFYKNKEVAVIGGGDSALEEAVYLSKICSKVYLVHRRDTYRAAPSTIEHMRACENIEEVTNVTVEEVIGDNMGVTGLIVKSKENDELRQLDVPGVFVFVGRDVLSDALKQDDGSYLCEVNEQTEVVVDLKMRTNVPGLYAAGDVRIEAAKQVVCAAADGATAAVDIIEYLG from the coding sequence ATGTTAGATTTAGCAATTATTGGTGGAGGACCTGCTGGTTTAACAGCTGGTTTATATGCAACTAGAGGTGGACTAAAAAACGTAACAATGTTTGAAATGGGTATGCCAGGTGGACAAATTACTGGAAGTAGTGAAATTGAAAACTATCCAGGACAAGAAAAAGTTGTATCTGGGATGGATTTAATGCAAACATGGCCAGAACAAGCGATGAGATTTGGACTTAAACATGAAATGCAACAAGTTTTAAAAGTAAGAAAAGCTGGTGATAACTTTGAAGTAGAATTAGCAGATGGTTCAAAGCAAGAAGCAAGAGCTGTACTTTTAGCAACAGGTTCAGTTCCTAAAAAAGGTGGATTCAAAGGTGAAAAAGAGTTCTTTGGAAGAGGGATTTCAACTTGTGCAACTTGTGATGGATTTTTTTATAAAAATAAAGAAGTAGCGGTAATTGGTGGTGGAGATTCTGCTTTAGAAGAAGCGGTATATCTTTCAAAAATTTGTTCAAAAGTTTATTTAGTACATAGAAGGGATACATATAGAGCTGCTCCAAGTACAATTGAGCATATGAGAGCTTGTGAAAATATTGAAGAAGTAACTAATGTAACTGTAGAAGAAGTTATTGGTGACAATATGGGAGTAACAGGTTTAATTGTTAAATCAAAAGAGAATGATGAGTTAAGACAATTAGATGTACCTGGTGTATTTGTATTTGTTGGTAGAGATGTTTTAAGTGATGCTTTAAAACAAGATGATGGTTCATATCTTTGTGAAGTAAATGAGCAAACTGAAGTTGTAGTTGATCTTAAAATGAGAACAAATGTTCCAGGTCTTTATGCAGCAGGTGATGTAAGAATTGAAGCAGCAAAACAAGTTGTATGTGCAGCAGCAGATGGTGCAACAGCAGCAGTTGATATTATAGAATATTTAGGATAA
- a CDS encoding LysR family transcriptional regulator, with protein MLTDFAKLETFLTVVREKSFSKASAKLGISQPAVTQQMKFIEDYLDVQVVDRKKNGIRLTKEGQMLYTIAQKVERCVNNAEKELLKIMNKDVTFLFGASFIIGNYILPRFLNNLKENINNDVSINVSVSHKAIEDLLDKKIDMALVENYIPDDDIIYREWMDDEIVIFSNQKLPAKAKASDLLSYKWVCRNPDSHTRLIFKESLEKANYPDCDTFDVTSEVTSATTIVQTVLHSDKNETPTVSIVSRNAIESLLKAGALYESRIGNHKMSRKLYIAYRKDRKHDAFIENVVDYLLKIKG; from the coding sequence ATGTTAACGGATTTTGCGAAACTCGAAACTTTTTTAACAGTCGTTAGAGAGAAGTCTTTTTCAAAAGCTTCTGCCAAGTTAGGTATCTCTCAACCAGCTGTTACTCAACAAATGAAGTTCATAGAAGATTATCTTGATGTGCAAGTTGTTGATAGGAAAAAAAATGGTATTAGGCTTACAAAAGAGGGTCAAATGCTATACACTATTGCACAAAAAGTTGAAAGATGTGTGAACAATGCAGAAAAAGAGTTACTTAAAATAATGAATAAAGATGTAACTTTTTTATTTGGAGCTTCATTTATTATTGGAAACTATATTCTTCCAAGATTTTTAAATAACTTAAAAGAGAATATCAACAATGATGTATCAATCAATGTTTCTGTTTCTCACAAAGCAATCGAAGATTTATTAGATAAAAAAATTGATATGGCTTTAGTTGAAAACTATATTCCTGATGATGATATTATTTATAGAGAATGGATGGATGATGAGATTGTAATTTTCTCAAATCAAAAACTTCCAGCAAAAGCAAAAGCTAGTGATTTACTATCTTATAAATGGGTATGTAGAAACCCTGATTCACACACAAGATTAATCTTTAAAGAGTCATTAGAAAAAGCCAACTATCCAGATTGTGATACATTTGATGTAACAAGTGAAGTTACAAGTGCAACAACAATTGTACAGACTGTTTTACACTCAGATAAAAATGAAACACCAACTGTTTCTATTGTATCAAGAAATGCAATTGAATCATTACTTAAAGCTGGTGCTTTATATGAATCTAGAATTGGAAATCATAAGATGTCTAGAAAGTTATATATTGCATATAGAAAAGATAGAAAGCATGATGCATTTATTGAAAATGTAGTTGACTATCTTCTTAAAATCAAAGGATAA
- the dapB gene encoding 4-hydroxy-tetrahydrodipicolinate reductase, with protein MINVGIVGSTGRVGSLLIDDLAVDNEAKLSACHVFDTLTKSVPENTVVTNDMKVLVDTCDVVIDFSAPVATQSLLEEIVENGGTKPLVIATTGFNKHQQNLLLEASKKVPVLYATNMSLGVAVLNKLVSLASKALRDFDCEIVEQHHRYKVDSPSGTALTLAEHAARARDLDLDAVRVSGRDGEIGARTKDEIGVMSLRGGDIVGRHTVGLYNDGEFIELHHTATARNTFSKGAIRAAKWLVNQEPGLYSINDCLGL; from the coding sequence ATGATTAATGTAGGAATTGTAGGAAGTACAGGAAGAGTAGGTTCTCTTTTAATTGATGATTTAGCAGTTGATAATGAAGCTAAGTTATCAGCTTGTCATGTTTTTGACACGCTAACAAAAAGTGTTCCAGAAAATACAGTAGTTACAAATGATATGAAAGTATTAGTAGACACTTGTGATGTTGTTATTGATTTTTCAGCTCCAGTTGCTACACAAAGCCTACTAGAAGAGATTGTAGAAAATGGTGGAACTAAACCATTGGTAATTGCTACAACTGGTTTTAATAAACATCAACAAAATTTATTACTTGAAGCTTCAAAAAAAGTACCAGTTCTTTATGCTACAAATATGAGTTTAGGTGTTGCAGTTTTAAATAAATTAGTATCACTTGCAAGTAAAGCATTAAGAGATTTTGATTGTGAAATAGTTGAACAACACCATAGATATAAAGTTGATTCTCCATCAGGAACAGCTTTAACTTTAGCAGAACATGCAGCACGTGCAAGAGACCTAGATTTAGATGCAGTTAGAGTATCTGGTAGAGATGGTGAAATTGGTGCAAGAACAAAAGATGAAATTGGTGTTATGAGTTTAAGAGGTGGTGATATTGTTGGTAGACATACTGTTGGATTATACAATGACGGTGAGTTTATTGAGTTACATCATACTGCAACTGCAAGAAATACTTTTTCAAAAGGTGCAATTAGAGCTGCAAAATGGCTTGTAAATCAAGAGCCAGGGCTTTATTCAATTAATGACTGTTTAGGTCTATAA
- the alaS gene encoding alanine--tRNA ligase: MDIRKEYLEFFKSKGHEVVSSMPLVPDDPTLMFTNAGMVQFKDIFTGAVPKPSNPTATSCQLCVRAGGKHNDLENVGYTARHHTLFEMLGNFSFGDYFKKEAIAYAWEFVTVNLALPTDKLWVTIHNDDDEAYELWKEHIDASRIKRFGDKDNFWSMGDTGPCGPCSEIFYDQGEEHFSSSEDYLGGDGDRFLEIWNLVFMQYEQTKNADGTITRTELPKPSIDTGMGLERVIAIKEGVFNNFDSSNFQPIIKKLEELAKKKADKETIGSFRVIADHLRANSFMLSQGILFGNEGRPYVNRRIMRRAVRHGYLLGFRKPFMAKLYDTLCDIMGSHYIELVEQKEYVKEQLTLEEERFFKTIESGMTLFNEELANTKDKFSGEVAFKLYDEKGFPLDLTQDMLRDRNLDVDVEKFDELMAEQKAKAKASWKGSGDTASEGDFKAILEKYGVNEFVGYKNITIKSKIIALLDENFKEVSTLEKGTKGWVMLDKTPFYATSGGQMGDIGALEDNEHIAIIEATEKFHGINLSKVKVEKSNICVGEEVNAIVANRGEVAKHHSATHLLQSALKMVLGDTVSQAGSLNDASRLRFDFTYPKAMTTEQIDEVEDLVNSMIARGLEGNIEELPIEEAKEKGAIAMFGEKYGDVVRVVSFGDVSVEFCGGTHVKNALDIGSFYITKESGVSAGVRRIEAVCGLAAINYTKAIINEMAQVKAEVKNSDVITGIKKLKEQIKELKKELDDAQNSIQTPISEETINDTKIVVDIIENGDLKKLVDDYKNGNEKVAILLIQAKGDKVMLVAGSKNTNIKAGDWIKAIAPIVGGGGGGRPDFAQAGGKDVSKVKEAKEAALNFVKENL, from the coding sequence ATGGATATTAGAAAAGAGTATTTAGAGTTTTTTAAAAGCAAAGGACACGAAGTAGTATCTTCTATGCCTTTAGTACCTGATGATCCCACATTAATGTTTACAAATGCTGGAATGGTACAGTTTAAAGACATTTTTACAGGTGCTGTTCCAAAGCCAAGTAATCCAACTGCAACATCATGTCAGCTATGTGTAAGAGCTGGGGGAAAACACAATGACTTAGAAAATGTTGGTTACACAGCTAGACACCATACACTTTTTGAGATGTTAGGAAACTTCTCATTTGGTGATTATTTTAAAAAAGAAGCAATTGCTTATGCATGGGAATTTGTAACTGTAAATCTTGCACTTCCTACAGATAAATTATGGGTTACAATTCATAATGATGATGATGAAGCATATGAGTTATGGAAAGAACATATTGATGCTTCAAGAATCAAAAGATTCGGAGATAAAGATAACTTCTGGTCAATGGGAGATACTGGACCTTGTGGACCATGCTCTGAGATTTTTTATGACCAAGGAGAAGAACACTTTTCTTCTTCTGAAGATTATTTAGGTGGAGATGGAGATAGATTCCTAGAGATTTGGAACCTTGTATTTATGCAATATGAGCAAACAAAAAATGCAGATGGAACTATCACAAGAACAGAACTTCCAAAACCATCAATTGATACAGGAATGGGATTAGAAAGAGTTATTGCCATTAAAGAAGGTGTATTTAATAACTTTGACTCTTCAAACTTCCAACCAATTATTAAAAAACTTGAAGAGTTAGCTAAGAAAAAAGCTGATAAAGAGACTATTGGTTCTTTTAGAGTAATTGCTGACCACTTAAGAGCAAACTCATTTATGTTATCACAAGGGATTCTTTTTGGGAATGAGGGAAGACCTTATGTAAATAGAAGAATTATGAGAAGAGCTGTTAGACATGGTTATTTACTTGGATTTAGAAAACCATTTATGGCAAAACTTTACGATACTTTATGTGATATTATGGGTTCTCACTATATAGAATTAGTAGAACAAAAAGAGTATGTAAAAGAGCAATTAACACTAGAAGAAGAGAGATTCTTTAAAACAATTGAATCAGGAATGACTCTATTTAACGAAGAATTAGCAAACACTAAAGATAAATTTAGTGGAGAAGTTGCATTTAAACTTTATGATGAAAAAGGTTTCCCCCTTGATTTAACACAAGATATGCTTAGAGATAGAAATCTTGATGTAGATGTAGAAAAGTTTGATGAACTTATGGCAGAACAAAAAGCTAAAGCTAAAGCTTCATGGAAAGGTAGTGGAGACACTGCATCTGAAGGTGACTTTAAAGCTATTTTAGAAAAATATGGTGTAAATGAGTTTGTAGGATATAAAAATATCACTATAAAAAGTAAGATTATTGCTTTACTTGATGAGAACTTTAAAGAAGTATCAACTTTAGAAAAAGGAACAAAAGGTTGGGTTATGCTAGACAAAACTCCTTTTTATGCTACATCTGGTGGACAAATGGGAGATATTGGAGCATTAGAAGATAATGAGCATATTGCAATTATTGAAGCAACAGAAAAGTTCCATGGAATTAACCTTTCTAAAGTAAAAGTTGAGAAATCAAATATTTGTGTAGGTGAAGAGGTTAATGCTATTGTTGCAAATAGAGGTGAAGTAGCAAAACATCACTCAGCAACTCACCTTTTACAAAGTGCTTTAAAAATGGTTTTAGGAGATACAGTTTCTCAAGCAGGTTCTTTAAATGATGCTTCAAGATTAAGATTTGACTTTACATATCCTAAAGCTATGACAACTGAACAAATAGATGAAGTTGAAGATTTAGTAAACTCTATGATTGCAAGAGGATTAGAAGGTAATATTGAAGAACTTCCAATTGAAGAAGCTAAAGAAAAAGGCGCAATTGCTATGTTTGGTGAAAAATATGGTGATGTTGTAAGAGTTGTAAGTTTCGGTGATGTTTCTGTAGAATTTTGTGGAGGAACACACGTAAAAAATGCTTTAGATATTGGTTCTTTTTATATTACTAAAGAGTCAGGAGTAAGTGCTGGTGTTAGAAGAATTGAAGCAGTTTGTGGACTTGCTGCAATTAACTATACAAAAGCAATTATTAATGAGATGGCTCAAGTTAAAGCTGAAGTTAAAAATAGTGATGTAATAACTGGTATCAAAAAATTAAAAGAACAAATCAAAGAGCTTAAAAAAGAGCTTGATGATGCACAAAACTCTATTCAAACTCCTATTTCAGAAGAGACTATTAATGATACAAAAATAGTTGTTGATATTATTGAAAATGGAGACCTTAAGAAACTTGTTGATGATTATAAGAATGGAAATGAAAAAGTTGCTATCTTACTTATCCAAGCAAAAGGTGATAAGGTAATGTTAGTAGCTGGAAGCAAAAATACAAATATCAAAGCAGGTGATTGGATTAAAGCAATTGCACCAATCGTTGGTGGGGGAGGTGGTGGAAGACCAGACTTCGCACAAGCAGGTGGTAAAGATGTTTCTAAAGTAAAAGAAGCAAAAGAAGCTGCACTTAACTTTGTAAAGGAAAACTTATAA
- the trxA gene encoding thioredoxin, with protein sequence MGKYIDLTQDNFEATVNSGVSLVDFWAPWCGPCRMLAPVIDQLAEEFEGKANICKVNTDEQQDLAVKYAVRSVPTILFIKDGEVVDQMIGAASKQAFADKLNSLI encoded by the coding sequence ATGGGAAAATATATAGATTTAACACAAGATAATTTTGAAGCAACAGTAAATAGTGGTGTTTCTTTAGTTGATTTTTGGGCTCCTTGGTGTGGGCCTTGTAGAATGTTAGCTCCAGTAATCGATCAGTTAGCAGAAGAGTTTGAAGGTAAAGCTAATATTTGTAAAGTAAATACAGATGAGCAACAAGATTTAGCAGTTAAATATGCAGTTAGATCGGTACCTACAATTCTTTTTATTAAAGATGGAGAAGTTGTAGACCAAATGATTGGAGCAGCTTCAAAACAAGCTTTTGCTGATAAGCTAAACTCTTTAATCTAA
- a CDS encoding NlpC/P60 family protein, translating into MRVFKLLLTSIVFILFTGCFSSNSVALNPKPNPNLKFRDYEENQKLYNQLLAHYKQWKGVKYKYGGNSKKGIDCSAFVQNTYRNALKIKIPRTTKLQSQVGQEIGMADLQIGDLIFFKTGYKTRHVGIYIGGGEFMHASTKVGVTISSLDNPYYIKQIWKIQRVFN; encoded by the coding sequence ATGAGAGTATTTAAACTATTACTTACTTCAATAGTTTTTATCCTATTTACGGGTTGTTTTTCAAGCAACTCCGTAGCACTTAACCCTAAACCAAATCCAAATTTAAAATTTAGAGATTATGAAGAAAATCAAAAACTTTATAATCAACTTCTTGCACACTACAAACAATGGAAAGGTGTAAAATATAAGTATGGTGGTAATTCAAAAAAAGGTATTGATTGTTCTGCTTTTGTACAAAATACCTATAGAAATGCTTTAAAAATAAAAATTCCTCGTACTACAAAACTTCAATCTCAAGTTGGTCAAGAAATTGGAATGGCTGATTTACAAATTGGAGATTTAATCTTCTTTAAAACTGGATATAAAACAAGACATGTAGGTATTTATATTGGTGGGGGAGAGTTTATGCATGCTTCTACAAAAGTTGGAGTTACTATCTCAAGTTTAGATAATCCATACTATATAAAACAGATATGGAAAATCCAAAGAGTTTTTAACTAA
- the trxA gene encoding thioredoxin, producing the protein MGKYIDLTPENFDATVNSGVSLVDFWAPWCGPCRMIAPVIEELAEDFEGKANICKVNTDEQQDLAVKYGIRSIPTILFMKDGEIVDQMVGASSKQALAEKINSLV; encoded by the coding sequence ATGGGTAAATATATAGATTTAACTCCAGAAAATTTTGATGCAACTGTAAATAGTGGTGTATCTTTAGTTGACTTTTGGGCTCCTTGGTGTGGACCTTGTAGAATGATAGCTCCTGTAATTGAAGAGTTAGCAGAGGATTTTGAAGGTAAAGCAAATATTTGTAAAGTAAATACAGATGAACAACAAGATTTAGCAGTTAAATATGGAATTAGATCTATTCCAACAATTCTATTTATGAAAGATGGAGAGATTGTTGACCAAATGGTTGGAGCAAGCTCAAAACAAGCATTAGCTGAAAAAATTAACTCACTTGTATAA